One region of Candidatus Edwardsbacteria bacterium genomic DNA includes:
- the uvrB gene encoding excinuclease ABC subunit UvrB — MNQFKLVSDYKPTGDQPQAIEQLVDGLNRGINHQVLLGVTGSGKTFTMANVIEKVNRPTLIMSHNKTLAAQLYGEFKGFFPQNAVEFFISYYDYFQPEAYIPSSDTYIEKDSSRNDDIERLRLRATSALLERRDVVIVASVSCIYSLGSPDEWKEFVLMLETGQPADREVVMKQLVEIQYQRNDVSFDRGTFRVRGGVIEVHPGDENIGLRIELEDDKVARLSVFEPLTGKVTELKEKIAIYPTKHFLVSNPRLEEALKDIEEEAKWRVADLTNAGKLLEAQRIQQRTKYDIEMIKELGYCSGIENYSRHLAGRKPGERPFCLIDFFPKDYLLIIDESHVSVPQIGAMYAGDRSRKETLVDFGFRLPSALDNRPLKFDEFESLANQVIYTSATPSDYELKKSAGVIIDQIVRPTGLVDPAVVIKPITGQVDDLMEEIQLRVERKERTLVTTLTKRMSEDLADFLAAGGIKVRYLHSEIDAIERIEILRGLRLGEFDVLVGINLLREGLDLPEVSLVAILDADKEGFLRSERSLIQVSGRAARHLSGKVIMYADRITDSMKRALAEMERRRKIQLAYNEKHGITPQSIIKSIEQVMLSTSVADSRQELVKEEMEAYIVSGLSQEEIIVQLEKQMFDAASAMEYEKAAAIRDEIRKMQGQEPLAKPFGGKRSKKKTGQPDMGVTYTRKRGRK; from the coding sequence ATGAACCAATTCAAACTAGTATCCGACTATAAACCCACCGGAGATCAGCCGCAGGCCATCGAGCAATTGGTGGACGGGCTGAACCGGGGCATCAATCACCAGGTATTGCTGGGCGTCACCGGGTCGGGCAAGACCTTCACCATGGCCAATGTCATCGAGAAGGTCAACCGGCCCACCCTGATCATGTCGCACAACAAGACCCTGGCCGCCCAGCTCTACGGCGAGTTCAAGGGATTCTTCCCTCAGAACGCGGTGGAGTTTTTTATCTCCTACTACGATTATTTCCAGCCCGAAGCTTACATACCGTCCTCCGACACCTATATCGAAAAGGACTCCTCCCGCAACGACGACATCGAGCGGCTGCGCCTGCGGGCCACCTCGGCCCTGCTGGAACGGCGGGATGTGGTCATCGTGGCCTCGGTGTCCTGCATCTATTCCCTGGGCTCGCCCGACGAGTGGAAGGAATTCGTCCTGATGCTGGAGACCGGCCAGCCGGCCGACCGCGAGGTGGTGATGAAACAGCTGGTGGAGATCCAGTATCAGCGCAACGATGTCAGCTTCGACCGGGGAACTTTTAGGGTGCGGGGAGGGGTGATCGAGGTGCATCCCGGCGACGAGAATATCGGCCTACGGATAGAGCTGGAGGATGACAAGGTGGCCCGGCTGTCGGTCTTCGAACCGCTGACCGGCAAGGTCACCGAACTCAAGGAAAAGATCGCCATCTATCCCACCAAGCATTTTCTGGTCTCCAACCCCCGGCTGGAGGAGGCGCTCAAGGACATCGAAGAAGAGGCCAAATGGCGGGTGGCCGACCTGACCAATGCCGGGAAACTGCTGGAGGCCCAGCGCATTCAGCAGCGCACCAAATATGATATTGAAATGATAAAGGAGCTGGGCTACTGCTCCGGCATCGAGAATTACTCCCGGCACCTGGCCGGTAGAAAACCCGGCGAGCGGCCCTTCTGCCTGATAGACTTTTTCCCCAAGGATTACCTGCTGATCATCGACGAATCGCATGTCAGCGTGCCGCAGATCGGCGCCATGTACGCCGGGGACCGTTCCCGCAAGGAGACCCTGGTGGATTTCGGTTTCCGCCTGCCCTCGGCCCTGGACAACCGCCCATTGAAATTCGACGAATTCGAATCGCTGGCCAACCAGGTTATATACACCTCGGCCACGCCCTCGGATTACGAGCTTAAAAAATCGGCCGGGGTCATCATCGACCAGATCGTCCGGCCCACCGGCCTGGTGGATCCCGCGGTGGTGATCAAGCCCATCACCGGACAGGTGGACGACCTGATGGAGGAGATCCAACTGCGGGTGGAGCGAAAAGAGCGAACCCTGGTGACCACTTTGACCAAGAGGATGTCCGAGGACCTGGCCGATTTTCTGGCGGCGGGCGGCATCAAGGTGCGCTACCTGCATTCCGAGATCGACGCCATCGAGCGGATAGAGATATTGAGAGGCTTAAGGCTGGGAGAGTTCGATGTGTTGGTGGGCATCAATCTGCTACGCGAGGGACTGGACCTGCCGGAAGTCTCGCTGGTCGCTATCTTAGATGCCGACAAGGAAGGCTTTTTACGCTCCGAACGATCGCTTATCCAGGTATCGGGCCGGGCGGCCCGCCACCTTTCCGGCAAGGTCATCATGTACGCCGACCGGATCACCGATTCCATGAAGCGGGCCTTAGCCGAAATGGAACGCCGCCGCAAGATCCAATTGGCCTATAATGAAAAGCACGGCATCACCCCGCAGTCCATCATCAAGTCCATCGAGCAGGTGATGCTGTCCACCTCGGTGGCCGATTCCCGCCAAGAGCTGGTCAAGGAGGAGATGGAGGCCTATATCGTCTCGGGCTTAAGCCAGGAGGAGATCATCGTCCAGCTGGAGAAGCAGATGTTCGACGCCGCCTCGGCCATGGAATACGAGAAGGCCGCCGCCATCCGGGACGAGATCCGGAAAATGCAGGGCCAGGAGCCGCTGGCCAAGCCGTTCGGTGGGAAAAGGTCCAAGAAGAAGACCGGTCAG